Part of the Kitasatospora sp. NBC_01266 genome, GCGAGCCGCCGCCGAGGAAGGTGAACGCGATCGCCGCCTGCTCGGCCAGCCGGTTGGTGCCCCGGTGGGCACCGGTGAGGCCGACCTTGAGCAGGCCGCTGCCGAACCAGGCCAGGTAGAGCCGGTAGCTGCGGCCGTCGTCCAGCACCTGGTCGCGGGCCAGCCGCAGGCCGTGGTCCGCGCTCTGGCAGGCCGGGCACTGGGCGCTGCGGCCGGCCGGCTCGACGGTGGCGCCGTGCGGGCACGGCCGCTGCCCGACCGCGCTGCCGAGCCAGGCGCCCACGCACCGCCGCGGACCGAGCAGGCGCCAGCTGACCCGGGCGCCGGCGGTCAGTTCGCGCAGGTGCTCGCGGGTGCCGCAGGTGGCGGGCAGCGTCGCGCGGGCGCCCTCCCAGCGCAGCCCGTGGGCGAGCCAGCCGCTCATCGGTCCTACCGCCTCTCTCCGTGGTGTCATGCGACCAGGTGCGGTGAGTGCTCTCCTGGACCGGGCGAGGCTACCGCGCCGCACTGACAACTCCGTTCGGGCCCGCACGCTGCTACGCTGTCGAACATGAGCTTCCTGAAGCACGCCGCACAGACGACGACGCCGGACCAAGTCCCGGCGCGCTGACAGCTGCTTCTGTCCGACCAGCCCCGGGGCGAGTGCCCCGGGGCTTCGTCGTACCGGCACTCGCTCCGCTACCACCGCGAGGAGTGCCCACCATGAACGACCACGCGCAGCACCAGGCCAGTGACCAGGCGCAGCACCAGGCCGGTGACCAGCCGACCGGCCACCGCCCCGACCACCGAAAGCTCGGCCGCGAGCTGGAGCTGTTCGACACCGACCCGCTGATCGGCGCCGGCCTGCCCTACTGGCCACCGGCGGGGGCGGCCGTCCGGCACGCGCTCGAGGAGTACGTGCGCGAGCTGGAGCGCCGGGCGGGCTACCGGCACGTCTACTCGCCGGTGCTCGGGAAGCGGGAGTTGTACGAGATCTCCGGTCACTGGTCGCACTATCGCGAGGACATGTTCCCGCCGATGGTGCTGGGCGGCGACGAGCTGGTGCTGCGGCCCAGCCTCTGTCCGCACCACGCGGTGATCTTCCGCTCCCGGGCCCGCAGTTACCGCGAACTGCCGTTGCGGATGGCCGAGCTGGGCGGGATGTACCGCTCGGAGCGGTCCGGGGTGCTGGGCGGGCTGACCCGGGTGCGGTCGATCCAGCTGAACGACGCGCACATCTTCTGCACCCTCGACCAGGTCGCCGAGGAGGCCGGGGCCGCGCTGGAGTTGATCCGCGAGGCCTACCGCGCGCTCGGCATCGAGGCGGCGCGCTACCGCCTCTCGCTCCCCGGCGCGGGCAGCAAGTACGTCGCCGACCCGGCGATGTGGCAGCGCGCCGCGGAGTTGCTGGTCGGCGTGCTGGAGCAGGCCGGGATCGACTACGAGAGCGAGGAGGGCGAAGCCGCCTTCTACGGCCCGAAGATCGACGTGCAGATCGCCGACCCGGCCGGACGGGAGGCGACCCTCTCCACCATCCAGGTCGACTTCCACCAGCCCGCGCGGTTCGACCTGCGCTACATCGGCTCCGACGGCGCCAGGCACCGACCGGTGATGGTGCACCGCGCGGTGATCGGCAGCGTCGAACGGGCGGTGGCGCACCTGATCGAGCAGCACGCGGGTGCCTTCCCCGCCTGGCTGGCGCCGGTGCACCTGGTCGCGCTGCCGGTCGGCGACGCCGAGGTCCCGGCCGCCGCGGCGCTGGTCGACCGATGCCTGGCGGCAGGGCTGCGCGCCGAGTTGGCGTACCCCGAGGAGGGCAGCCTCGGGGCCCGGATCCGGGCGGC contains:
- the thrS gene encoding threonine--tRNA ligase, producing MNDHAQHQASDQAQHQAGDQPTGHRPDHRKLGRELELFDTDPLIGAGLPYWPPAGAAVRHALEEYVRELERRAGYRHVYSPVLGKRELYEISGHWSHYREDMFPPMVLGGDELVLRPSLCPHHAVIFRSRARSYRELPLRMAELGGMYRSERSGVLGGLTRVRSIQLNDAHIFCTLDQVAEEAGAALELIREAYRALGIEAARYRLSLPGAGSKYVADPAMWQRAAELLVGVLEQAGIDYESEEGEAAFYGPKIDVQIADPAGREATLSTIQVDFHQPARFDLRYIGSDGARHRPVMVHRAVIGSVERAVAHLIEQHAGAFPAWLAPVHLVALPVGDAEVPAAAALVDRCLAAGLRAELAYPEEGSLGARIRAARLVPYQAVIGRREAAAQLVAPRLRDGRRPQVLPVAELVSRIGAVVAARRGELWADAVG